The Raphanus sativus cultivar WK10039 chromosome 2, ASM80110v3, whole genome shotgun sequence genome includes a region encoding these proteins:
- the LOC108832578 gene encoding LOW QUALITY PROTEIN: receptor-like protein 11 (The sequence of the model RefSeq protein was modified relative to this genomic sequence to represent the inferred CDS: deleted 2 bases in 1 codon): protein MVGRHCYSYFFFLISLLLGTLASPTLSYCRHDQRDALLKFRDEFPILRHNPDANDTSLSSWNKSSDCCSWVEVKCDDKSGEVISLELPSISLNSTLKPNSALFKLQRLSKLSLYNSSLYGEIPSSFRNLSRLEVLDLSHNALVGQIPESLGNLSHLTYLDLSNNRLVGQVPASVGKLSSLEWVVLSDNHLVGNILASLGNLTQLYYLNLGHNKFSGNIPVSFVNLTKLAEVHLNNNYFESTLPVDMSGFQGLDYFDVRENSFSGSFPTSLFTVPNLMKVFLGENQFTGTGPIEFRNISLLPSSIVLYLDHNKFDGPVPRTIYKFLDIDFSYNSFSSFEKSPSKVLDESPQITQLDLSSNSFQGPLPQWICNLRSLEFLDLSNNRFSGSIPQCLRDLTVSLEELLMSNNNLSGTLPDIFVNAPNFKVLDVSHNRLEGKLPKSLINCSLLQMVNVRSNKLKDEYPFWLGSLQSLNVLILRSNQFYGQLYHSHASIGFQNLRVIDISHNSFTGSLPSFYFSSWHNMVTSVQQAYDDETLGSPRFGIDYHNSMEMVHKGVDTEFERIRRDFRAIDFSRNAFFGNIPESIGLLKELRVLNLSGNQFTNNIPQSLANLKNLEALDVSRNKLSGQIPRDLGSLSFLSVMDFSHNNLQGPIPLGTQFQRQKCSSFMDNPRLYGLNEICGETHVSNPIQQESDDLSEPKEQVVNWIAAAIAYGPGVFCGMVIGHIFFPHGHEWFMEKFH from the exons atggtTGGAAGGCATTGTTAttcttatttcttcttcttgatttccCTCTTACTTGGCACTCTTGCTTCTCCTACACTTAGCTATTGCCGCCACGACCAGAGGGATGCTCTTTTGAAATTTAGAGATGAGTTTCCGATTCTTCGGCATAACCCAGATGCTAATGATACATCTTTAAGCTCATGGAACAAGAGCAGTGATTGTTGTTCTTGGGTGGAGGTCAAGTGCGATGACAAATCTGGTGAGGTGATTTCACTTGAACTTCCTTCCATCTCTCTTAATAGCACTCTGAAACCAAATAGCGCTCTTTTCAAACTCCAACGTTTATCTAAGTTATCCCTTTACAATAGCAGTCTCTATGGAGAAATTCCGTCTTCTTTTAGAAACCTTTCTCGTCTCGAAGTTCTTGACCTTTCCCATAATGCTTTAGTAGGCCAAATTCCAGAGTCATTAGGAAATCTTTCCCATCTTACATATCTTGACCTTTCAAATAATAGATTAGTAGGTCAAGTTCCAGCTTCAGTTGGAAAGCTTTCTAGTCTCGAGTGGGTTGTGCTCTCGGATAATCACTTAGTTGGTAATATTCTAGCTTCATTAGGAAACCTAACACAACTATATTACTTGAACCTCGGCCACAACAAATTCAGTGGAAATATTCCAGTTTCCTTTGTCAACTTAACAAAACTTGCCGAAGTCCACCTCAACAATAATTACTTTGAATCCACTCTTCCAGTTGACATGAGTGGATTCCAAGGTTTGGATTATTTTGATGTGCGTGAAAACTCTTTTTCTGGGTCTTTTCCTACGTCTTTATTCACAGTTCCTAATTTAATGAAGGTTTTCTTGGGGGAAAACCAATTCACAGGA ACAGGACCTATAGAGTTTAGGAATATATCTTTATTGCCGTCTTCTATAGTTTTATACCTTGATCATAACAAATTCGATGGCCCAGTTCCCAgaactatatataaatttcttGATATAGATTTTAGTTATAACTCTTTTAGCAGCTTTGAAAAATCACCATCCAAAGTGTTAGATGAAAGCCCACAAATCACACAGTTGGATCTTAGCTCAAACTCATTCCAAGGACCATTGCCACAATGGATTTGCAACCTTAGGTCGTTAGAGTTCCTAGATTTGTCAAACAACAGATTTAGTGGCTCAATTCCTCAATGTTTAAGGGATCTAACTGTTTCACTTGAAGAGTTGCTAATGAGTAATAACAATCTCAGTGGGACTCTCCCAGACATATTTGTCAATGCTCCCAACTTTAAAGTACTAGATGTCAGCCACAACCGGTTGGAAGGAAAACTTCCAAAATCACTGATCAATTGCAGTTTATTGCAAATGGTGAATGTGCGAAGCAACAAACTTAAGGACGAGTATCCGTTTTGGTTGGGTTCCCTACAGTCGCTAAACGTCCTCATCCTCCGATCAAACCAATTCTACGGGCAGTTGTATCATTCTCATGCGTCCATTGGGTTTCAGAATTTAAGAGTCATCGATATATCACACAATAGCTTCACTGGATCCTTGCCGTCtttctatttttcttcttgGCATAACATGGTGACATCCGTGCAACAAGCATATGACGATGAGACCTTAGGCAGCCCAAGGTTCGGTATCGACTATCATAATTCGATGGAAATGGTGCATAAAGGAGTCGATACAGAATTTGAGAGGATCAGAAGAGACTTCAGAGCCATTGACTTTTCAAGAAATGCTTTCTTTGGAAATATTCCCGAATCTATTGGTTTGTTGAAGGAGTTGCGTGTTCTCAACTTGTCCGGTAACCAGTTCACGAATAATATCCCACAGTCATTGGCAAATCTGAAAAATCTTGAAGCACTAGACGTGTCCCGGAACAAGCTGTCTGGCCAGATTCCTAGAGATCTTGGTAGCCTCTCTTTTTTATCCGTCATGGACTTCTCCCACAACAATCTCCAAGGTCCAATACCACTCGGAACACAATTTCAAAGGCAAAAATGTTCTTCGTTCATGGACAACCCAAGACTCTATGGTCTTAATGAGATATGTGGTGAAACTCATGTTTCGAATCCTATACAACAAGAATCGGATGATTTGTCCGAGCCGAAAGAACAAGTGGTTAATTGGATAGCAGCAGCGATAGCATATGGACCTGGTGTGTTCTGCGGAATGGTGATTGGACATATCTTCTTTCCACACGGACATGAGTGGTTCATGGAAAAGTTCCATTGA
- the LOC108843567 gene encoding F-box/kelch-repeat protein At1g67480 has product MEAVVSSGKKRIINLDLSSRLLSEPLIPGLSDDVAKLCLALVPRASLPSMGRVCKKWRYVVQSREFITVRRLAGMLEEWLYVLTMDAGGKESHWEVMDCLGHKLSSLPPMPGPVKTGFKVVVVDGKLIVIAGCAMINGSYVASSDVYQFDTCLNSWSRLADLKEARYDFACAEVNGLVYVVGGHGGNGESLSSAEVYDPETGIWTFIESLRRPRWGCFASGFNGKLYVMGGRSNFTIGNSKLVDVYNPRCGSWCGSKNGVTMVTAHVEVGKKLFCIEWKNQRKMSVFNAEEDTWEVVALPLSGSSRAGFQFGKLSGKLLLFPSQEETGHSTLLYDPDAAPGRQWKTSEIKLSGSCVCSVTIIA; this is encoded by the exons ATGGAGGCTGTTGTTAGTAGTGGGAAGAAAAGGATTATAAATCTTGATCTCAGTTCACGTTTGTTGTCTGAGCCTCTGATCCCGGGGTTGTCTGATGACGTGGCAAAGCTTTGTCTGGCGTTGGTTCCGCGTGCTAGCTTGCCTTCCATGGGACGTGTCTGTAAGAAATGGAGGTATGTTGTCCAGAGCAGAGAGTTTATTACCGTGAGAAGACTCGCCGGTATGCTTGAGGAGTGGCTCTATGTCTTGACCATGGATGCTGGAGGGAAAGAGAGCCACTGGGAGGTGATGGACTGTCTGGGACATAAGCTATCATCTCTTCCACCAATGCCTGGTCCTGTAAAGACAGGGTTTAAGGTGGTTGTGGTTGATGGGAAACTCATTGTTATTGCTGGCTGCGCTATGATCAATGGCTCTTATGTTGCATCTTCTGATGTTTATCAGTTTGATACTTGCCTCAACAG CTGGAGCAGACTAGCTGACTTGAAGGAGGCTCGTTATGACTTTGCTTGCGCTGAGGTGAATGGGCTTGTTTACGTGGTGGGAGGTCACGGTGGAAATGGTGAGAGTCTGTCTAGTGCGGAGGTTTACGATCCAGAGACGGGGATTTGGACTTTCATAGAGTCTCTGAGGCGTCCGAGATGGGGATGTTTCGCTAGCGGCTTCAACGGGAAGCTATACGTGATGGGTGGGAGATCCAACTTCACCATTGGTAACTCAAAACTTGTTGATGTGTACAACCCTCGGTGTGGTTCCTGGTGTGGCAGCAAAAACGGTGTAACT ATGGTCACAGCTCATGTTGAAGTAGGAAAAAAACTATTCTGTATCGAGTGGAAGAACCAGAGGAAGATGTCTGTCTTCAATGCAGAAGAAGATACTTGGGAAGTTGTGGCTCTACCGCTTTCAGGAAGCTCGAGGGCAGGGTTTCAGTTTGGTAAGCTGAGTGGgaagcttcttctttttccgTCTCAAGAAGAGACTGGTCACAGCACTTTGCTGTACGATCCGGATGCTGCACCAGGCAGGCAGTGGAAAACA